In Microbacterium terrisoli, the genomic stretch CCGCCGTCCGGCGACGGGCACGACGGGATGGCCACCAGCATGTCGCGCGGGAACGAGACGACGGTGACCCGCCGCGGCTTGTCACCGATGTGCACGAGCATTGTGACGTCGTTGCGCTCGCCGCCGTCGTCGTGCCTGCATCGTGGGAACAGCTTCAGATCCTGTCCCTGGCACGAGTCGGTGCCGACCACCAGCAGGTTCACGCCGCCCTCGATCTCGCCGATGTCGGGCGGGACCTCGTGCGTGGTCTCCAGTGTGACTGCGTTGTCGGCGATGGTGGTCGAGGCCGACCACAGGGCGAAGACCCCCGTGCCCGCGATGCTCAGCGCGATCACGGCGAGCACCACGCCGACGACGATCGCGATCTGGGCCAGAGGGCTCTGCGTGTGATGGCGCCCATGCTGGGCCAGGGGTGCGCGCGGGGGCCTCGGGCTCATGCTCGGGCTCCTCTCCACGCGTGCGTGCCAAAACGGTGTCCACGGGCGACGGCGTGCGCCCGTGCCCGGACTCTGCAGATTCTAAGGGATGCCGTCTGCAAGCTGACTCGGAGCCGAAGCGGGCCCTCAGCGCACGTGGCGCAGCGTGCGGCGCACGATCAGCCACACCGGGATCGAACCCAGGATGACCAGCACCAGCGCGTACGGCGCCGCCGCCGTGAAGTCCAGGGACTGGCCGTTGGTGGTCGCCCACAGCCCGGTGGCCAGGGTCTGCGTGTTGAACGGCAGCAGCATCAGGGTCGCGGTGAGCTCTTTGCTCGCATCCAGCCCGACCAGCAGCGCGCCGGTGGCGATGCCCGGCAGCGCGAGCGGCAGCGAGACCCGGCGCAGTCGCTGCCAGGCGCGGTGGCCGAGGGATGCCGCAGCCTCGTCGTAGCGGACGAAGGCCGCCTGCAGGCCGACCTGCTGATTGGACACCGCCAGGGGCAGGAACATCACGACGTAGGCGATGATCAGCAGCACCGCCGTCTTGTACAGGCCCGGCACGAGCCGGGTTGCCAGGAACACCAGTGCCAGGGCCAGCACCGCGTTCGGGATCGCATGCGCCAACCACACCGACCTCTCGGCCACGTGCGACCACGGCGAGGGTCTGCGGCTGACCCACCACGCCACCGGCAGAGCCGCCGCGGTGGCCAGAAGGCCCGCACCCGCGCCGTACAGCAGCGTCACACCGCCCGACGCGGCCACCTGCGACCAGTCGACGAACACGTCACGGTGCGTCATGACCAATCCGCGGAGGGTCATGAACACCGTCGGCCCGATGGCCGCCAGCGGCACCAGCAGCGCCAGCACCAGCACCGGCCCCCGCGCCCGCCCGAGGCGAGCGCGCGTGGGAGTGCGCACGCTCTGCCGACCCACGCTCAGCGGCACCGGCCTGCCCGAGACCATGCGTCCGGCCAGCAGCATCAGCACGGCGAGCGAGACCAGCAGCACCGACAGCGACCGGGCCGATGCGTAGTCGCCGTAGTCGAGCATCTCGGCCATGATCGTCGTGGTCAGAGTCCGCTGGCGCAGCTGCACCATCGCGCCGTATTCGCTGAGCACGTGCAGCGCGATGATCAGCAGGCTCCCCGCGATCGCCACGCGCAGCTGCGGCAGCGTGACGCGGAAGAAGACCGCGCTCGGCTGCGCACGCAGGCTGCGCGCCGCCTCTTCCTGAGCAGGATCGATGTTGCGCACCGCGACCACACAGGCCAAGAAGACGTACGGGTACAGTGTCAGCGCCATCACGACCGTGGCACCGGTGAACGAGGTGACGATGTCGAGGCGGGGCGCATACACGAGG encodes the following:
- a CDS encoding ABC transporter permease, with the protein product MSRLHGGRVALGTAAAAVAVLSLLPLAYLFIAGFSPHEIGMLFTYPTTIPDIVRTVGLTVAVCAVCLVLGVATALLVVRTTVPLRRTLTVLFALPLAVPGFVSAYAVYSMNLVYAPRLDIVTSFTGATVVMALTLYPYVFLACVVAVRNIDPAQEEAARSLRAQPSAVFFRVTLPQLRVAIAGSLLIIALHVLSEYGAMVQLRQRTLTTTIMAEMLDYGDYASARSLSVLLVSLAVLMLLAGRMVSGRPVPLSVGRQSVRTPTRARLGRARGPVLVLALLVPLAAIGPTVFMTLRGLVMTHRDVFVDWSQVAASGGVTLLYGAGAGLLATAAALPVAWWVSRRPSPWSHVAERSVWLAHAIPNAVLALALVFLATRLVPGLYKTAVLLIIAYVVMFLPLAVSNQQVGLQAAFVRYDEAAASLGHRAWQRLRRVSLPLALPGIATGALLVGLDASKELTATLMLLPFNTQTLATGLWATTNGQSLDFTAAAPYALVLVILGSIPVWLIVRRTLRHVR